One genomic segment of Paenibacillus xylanexedens includes these proteins:
- a CDS encoding DUF3817 domain-containing protein, translating into MLHSTLGRFRLMLWLQGISYVLLLFVAFPLRDAGVMPQAVTWFGNLYGFLFLMYLLFMVTMYTSQKWRLRRPIALFFVSFIPLGNMIYDVVVFRKLYRQLNKA; encoded by the coding sequence ATGTTACATTCTACGCTGGGACGCTTCCGGCTGATGTTGTGGTTGCAGGGCATTTCGTACGTGTTGTTACTGTTTGTTGCTTTTCCGTTGAGAGATGCCGGGGTTATGCCACAGGCTGTCACATGGTTTGGGAATCTGTACGGTTTTTTGTTTTTAATGTATTTGTTATTTATGGTGACTATGTACACCTCACAGAAATGGCGTCTGCGCCGTCCAATTGCTCTGTTCTTTGTTTCTTTCATTCCACTGGGGAATATGATCTACGATGTTGTCGTATTCCGTAAGTTGTATCGTCAACTAAATAAAGCTTGA
- a CDS encoding TerC family protein, producing the protein MLDVSLLLEYGWVLAVLVVLEGLLAADNALVLAIMVKHLPEDKRKKALFYGLMGAFVFRLGSLFLISFLVDVWQVQAIGALYLLYISINHIVKKILGSRNKTDEAADSTPKKPKKQSGFWMTVFKVEVADIAFAVDSILAAVALAVALPPSGLPPIGGLDGGQFIVIFLGGFIGLVIMRFAASYFVKLLHSRPGLEVAAFVIVGWVGVKLAVITLAHPSLGVLDEHFPENKIWKFGFYIVLITIAVCGWFLSSKVPEKEDENPVEELEKQAGL; encoded by the coding sequence ATGTTGGATGTTTCATTATTATTAGAATATGGGTGGGTGCTTGCTGTCTTAGTGGTCCTTGAAGGATTACTCGCAGCAGATAATGCATTGGTACTCGCAATTATGGTTAAACACTTGCCTGAAGATAAGCGCAAAAAAGCGTTGTTCTATGGTCTGATGGGTGCATTTGTTTTCCGTTTAGGTTCGTTGTTCCTGATCTCTTTCCTCGTCGATGTATGGCAGGTGCAAGCGATCGGTGCCCTGTATCTCCTGTACATTTCGATTAACCATATCGTTAAAAAGATACTGGGTAGTCGCAATAAGACAGATGAAGCAGCTGATTCAACGCCGAAGAAACCGAAAAAACAATCCGGTTTCTGGATGACCGTTTTCAAGGTCGAAGTAGCGGATATCGCATTTGCAGTTGATTCCATTCTGGCTGCTGTTGCTTTGGCCGTGGCGTTGCCACCAAGTGGATTGCCTCCAATTGGCGGACTCGACGGTGGACAGTTTATCGTTATCTTCCTCGGTGGATTCATCGGGCTTGTGATCATGCGTTTTGCAGCCTCATACTTTGTAAAATTGCTACATTCCCGTCCAGGACTTGAAGTTGCGGCCTTTGTCATCGTAGGTTGGGTAGGGGTTAAGCTGGCAGTTATTACACTCGCACACCCTTCATTGGGTGTTCTGGATGAGCATTTCCCGGAAAATAAAATTTGGAAATTCGGATTCTATATTGTACTGATCACCATTGCGGTATGTGGTTGGTTCTTGTCTTCCAAAGTTCCTGAAAAAGAAGACGAAAATCCGGTTGAAGAGTTGGAAAAACAAGCAGGACTGTAA
- a CDS encoding GlsB/YeaQ/YmgE family stress response membrane protein, translated as MGWLWSLIIGGIIGWLAGLIVGRDIPGGVIGNIIAGFIGGWLGGVILGDMGPEMGGFYIVPALIGAIVLVAIVSLIFRSMGRSRG; from the coding sequence ATGGGTTGGTTATGGTCATTAATTATCGGTGGTATCATTGGATGGTTGGCAGGTTTGATCGTTGGTCGTGACATTCCAGGTGGTGTTATCGGTAACATCATTGCTGGTTTTATCGGTGGATGGTTAGGTGGAGTAATCTTGGGAGATATGGGTCCTGAGATGGGCGGATTCTACATTGTACCTGCATTGATCGGTGCGATCGTTCTTGTAGCCATCGTAAGCTTGATCTTCCGTTCGATGGGACGTAGTCGCGGGTAA
- a CDS encoding HIRAN domain-containing protein — MSTKLFAAMYGMDHYHGVQALHVGDTVYLVKDPDNRLDHQAIKVVIPPIGAVGYIVNDPLVVPHGCWAGTAFYDVFHQLTCAKVRFMMRDMVIMELIEMSHIPVPQMDALITGWQFREKA, encoded by the coding sequence ATGAGCACCAAATTATTCGCAGCTATGTATGGAATGGATCACTACCATGGAGTACAGGCTTTACATGTGGGGGATACCGTGTATCTCGTCAAAGATCCAGATAATCGTTTGGATCATCAAGCAATTAAGGTTGTTATTCCCCCGATTGGAGCCGTAGGTTATATCGTTAATGATCCGCTGGTCGTACCTCATGGATGTTGGGCTGGGACGGCATTCTACGATGTATTTCATCAACTAACGTGTGCCAAAGTACGATTCATGATGAGAGATATGGTGATTATGGAGTTAATTGAGATGAGTCACATTCCTGTTCCGCAGATGGATGCTTTGATTACGGGATGGCAATTTCGTGAAAAGGCTTGA
- a CDS encoding helix-turn-helix transcriptional regulator yields the protein MTEKLIRLLRILQAIQANPGISAKELALKCGTTVRTIYRDLRILDRVAPIMNEGYGKGYRFIGEFAMYPLDFTEQEAMVFSLLPSVVDTSKLPAEFDSAFDKVMSAHTKLKSRNSDIVENIAGIIRMGTPAYREEGKDPNLLIPIIEAILSQQTIRTQYHTLTRNEITVRDIDPYYLIPRDQRFYLIGYCHLLQKVRLFRISRFLDVTRTNAGFDKGDFNITQYMKNTWSIDRGDENIHFKVRFSEKVAPYIKEEEMFVRPRMTNMSDGGLLFEVTLNSSREFLKWLYQFGPEAEVLEPREFRKEIRRQLVEWLEHYETDVSL from the coding sequence CAAGGAATTGGCGCTGAAATGCGGTACGACTGTACGCACGATTTATCGTGATCTCCGGATTTTGGATAGGGTCGCCCCGATTATGAATGAAGGATACGGCAAAGGTTACCGATTTATTGGTGAGTTTGCGATGTATCCATTAGATTTTACTGAACAGGAAGCAATGGTTTTCTCCTTGCTCCCGTCCGTAGTTGATACCTCCAAGTTACCTGCTGAGTTTGATTCAGCGTTTGACAAGGTTATGTCGGCTCATACCAAATTAAAATCAAGAAACAGTGACATTGTAGAGAATATTGCGGGAATTATTCGGATGGGCACGCCAGCTTATCGTGAGGAAGGAAAAGACCCTAATTTGCTGATTCCCATTATCGAAGCTATTCTAAGCCAGCAAACCATTCGTACTCAATATCATACGCTGACAAGAAATGAGATCACAGTCCGGGATATCGATCCCTATTATCTCATTCCACGTGATCAACGTTTTTATTTGATCGGATACTGCCATTTGCTGCAAAAAGTTCGATTGTTTCGGATCAGCCGTTTTTTGGATGTGACACGAACAAATGCCGGTTTCGACAAGGGTGATTTCAACATAACGCAGTACATGAAGAACACATGGTCTATTGACCGTGGCGACGAAAATATCCATTTCAAGGTAAGATTCTCTGAGAAAGTGGCCCCCTACATAAAAGAAGAAGAAATGTTTGTTCGCCCGCGAATGACGAATATGTCGGATGGGGGATTGTTATTTGAAGTGACACTGAATAGCAGCAGAGAATTTTTGAAATGGTTGTATCAATTTGGGCCCGAGGCAGAGGTACTTGAACCTCGTGAGTTTCGTAAAGAGATACGCAGGCAACTTGTCGAGTGGTTGGAACATTATGAAACCGATGTATCATTGTAA
- a CDS encoding DNA glycosylase AlkZ-like family protein, whose amino-acid sequence MTTALHMNKKIVRRFLLQTQALLGRWPTVSLPSGPDQVLSLIRSLGCVQIDPVAAVTGNQHLVLGARDPGYTADSLNTLLSDHKVFEYFANAACVIPIEDYALFEPVRARLRERLAPSLQGLEKTVQHVLQRLKEEGPLPSRAFRAVERVSGYWDSADVPKTKDTTLALNLLLDSAVIRVVARQGNERYFHITESRLQQQGLTIKEDIDVLAQRQALLDKYIYAYRVVDARDPRLGWLKSTAAERRADIAARVSDGRMIPLKVEDVATPYYIRAEDEDLLLHMEREEPHYDPSGPVRFLPPLDNLLWRRERIVDLFDFHYKWEIYTSEVKRTYGYYAMPILHGDRLIGRMDPRLDRKTGVLTVRLLSMKETAPPVEEWITDFREGLQFFASMHGAHSITIEKTVPKELKKLLKSI is encoded by the coding sequence ATGACAACAGCGCTGCACATGAATAAAAAAATCGTTCGGCGTTTTTTGCTGCAAACGCAAGCTTTACTTGGACGTTGGCCCACAGTTTCCTTACCTTCGGGACCCGATCAAGTTTTGAGTTTGATTCGTTCCCTTGGATGCGTGCAGATCGATCCTGTGGCTGCTGTAACTGGAAACCAGCATTTGGTGCTGGGGGCTCGTGACCCTGGTTATACTGCTGACAGCTTAAATACGCTGCTGAGTGATCACAAGGTGTTTGAATATTTTGCAAATGCCGCTTGTGTCATTCCAATCGAGGATTATGCTCTCTTTGAACCTGTGCGTGCTCGGTTAAGGGAGCGTCTGGCTCCGTCCTTGCAAGGTCTGGAGAAAACAGTGCAGCATGTGTTACAGCGTTTGAAGGAAGAAGGACCTTTACCTTCAAGAGCCTTTCGTGCTGTTGAGCGGGTAAGTGGATATTGGGACAGTGCAGATGTGCCAAAGACAAAGGATACCACACTTGCTCTTAATCTACTGTTAGACTCCGCTGTGATTCGTGTGGTGGCGCGGCAGGGGAATGAACGTTATTTTCATATTACCGAATCCAGATTGCAACAACAGGGACTTACGATAAAAGAAGACATCGATGTGTTGGCCCAGAGACAGGCTCTGCTGGATAAATACATTTATGCGTATCGTGTCGTAGATGCCCGTGATCCCCGTCTGGGTTGGCTGAAATCTACAGCGGCTGAAAGACGCGCCGATATTGCAGCCCGTGTGTCAGATGGGCGAATGATCCCGCTTAAGGTGGAGGACGTGGCCACGCCTTATTATATTCGTGCTGAAGATGAGGATTTGCTACTGCACATGGAAAGGGAAGAGCCACACTATGATCCGTCTGGCCCGGTCCGTTTCCTGCCGCCGCTGGACAACCTGTTATGGAGAAGAGAACGTATTGTTGATTTATTTGATTTTCATTATAAATGGGAGATTTATACGTCAGAGGTGAAAAGAACCTACGGTTATTATGCCATGCCTATTCTTCACGGTGATCGGTTGATTGGACGTATGGACCCACGACTTGATCGCAAAACTGGAGTACTTACCGTTCGTTTGTTATCGATGAAAGAGACTGCTCCACCTGTGGAGGAATGGATTACGGATTTTCGGGAGGGGCTTCAATTCTTTGCGTCCATGCATGGAGCGCATTCGATCACTATCGAGAAGACGGTACCGAAAGAGCTGAAAAAGCTGCTTAAATCGATTTGA
- a CDS encoding PQQ-binding-like beta-propeller repeat protein — protein MHTLTKHKSKTWAALILSGMLLFTMNTTGYAAASTESMPKPAWTSSSLMLSEANTEKDVLIKGIHAVPSKNLVYVHASQPVTKTSSKTTLDWQLDSLQAFDATTGQLKWNTIFHEKSGPYTTYSDSVYASNGTAYVYMEYSDKTKKLYSFNTSGKTNWIKTVNSPASISLLDNDTLMVASSQGVQSNGSVRSTISLYDKKGKLITEKTINGNVLKADHGRIVVDASKQTKVGNFWQQAANPKVEIYDRTLNRLSFYQFPANANTLGDGGGESLAILDDGSIIMRANVENTGNRLMGFGVDGKLAWGRAIAGDAYIQTAGNGYTVFTGQKLELYTMKGKVTERTFKDAQPALMRVDQTQDGQYQLDFAKTGYILDPQTLEDVHIYTTSASVPSLEGVSTYVDDVIYSMNDETLSKYVLKSNSAK, from the coding sequence TTGCATACATTGACCAAACACAAGTCCAAAACATGGGCTGCCCTCATTCTCAGCGGCATGCTCCTCTTCACCATGAATACAACAGGTTACGCCGCTGCTTCAACCGAATCCATGCCCAAACCGGCGTGGACGTCATCTTCCCTGATGTTATCTGAGGCTAATACAGAGAAAGATGTCCTGATCAAGGGAATCCATGCCGTGCCATCCAAAAATCTTGTATATGTACATGCCTCCCAGCCCGTGACCAAAACAAGCAGCAAAACAACACTCGACTGGCAACTGGACTCTCTCCAAGCATTCGATGCGACAACTGGACAATTGAAGTGGAATACGATATTCCATGAGAAAAGTGGTCCTTATACCACATACTCCGATTCGGTATATGCCAGCAACGGTACAGCTTATGTGTATATGGAATATTCAGACAAAACCAAAAAATTGTATTCATTCAATACATCCGGTAAAACCAACTGGATCAAAACGGTGAATTCACCTGCAAGCATATCCCTATTGGATAACGATACGTTGATGGTTGCTTCAAGTCAGGGCGTGCAATCGAATGGTTCGGTTCGCTCCACCATCTCGTTATATGACAAAAAGGGCAAGCTGATTACCGAAAAGACCATCAACGGCAACGTGCTTAAGGCTGATCATGGTCGAATTGTAGTGGATGCCAGTAAACAAACCAAGGTAGGCAACTTCTGGCAGCAAGCTGCGAATCCCAAAGTGGAGATCTATGATCGTACGTTGAATCGTCTGTCCTTCTACCAATTCCCTGCCAATGCAAATACACTCGGAGATGGCGGCGGTGAATCGCTGGCCATTCTCGACGATGGATCCATTATTATGCGTGCCAATGTCGAAAACACCGGTAACCGACTGATGGGCTTTGGTGTTGATGGCAAGCTTGCTTGGGGACGTGCCATTGCGGGTGATGCCTACATTCAGACAGCTGGCAACGGTTATACAGTCTTTACAGGGCAGAAGCTGGAATTGTACACGATGAAAGGCAAAGTGACTGAGCGTACATTCAAGGACGCACAGCCTGCACTTATGCGTGTTGACCAGACACAGGATGGTCAGTATCAGCTTGATTTTGCCAAAACAGGATACATTCTTGATCCACAGACGCTGGAAGACGTGCATATCTACACGACCAGTGCCTCGGTTCCTTCATTAGAAGGTGTCTCTACTTATGTGGATGATGTCATCTATTCCATGAACGATGAGACATTGTCCAAATATGTACTGAAGTCCAATTCTGCAAAATAA
- a CDS encoding restriction endonuclease, whose protein sequence is MNWSENVTLWVIGCIIILLLLAWIIRRVIGRGQRIRSEANPRKITIKDIDKMEDGSEFELYLYHLFEELGYDEVHKTTSSRDFGADLVFVDRLGRRSVIQAKRYGANHPVGLSAVQEIYTSMRYYEADRSIVLTSARYTEACRTLAAVNGVKLLDREDLMELILLFKARRVEEALELIEEDDHEPIETWQSRRKRQSR, encoded by the coding sequence ATGAACTGGAGTGAAAATGTGACCCTATGGGTCATTGGATGTATCATCATATTGTTGCTGCTGGCCTGGATTATTCGGCGGGTTATCGGGCGCGGGCAGCGGATTCGAAGTGAAGCCAACCCTCGTAAGATTACAATAAAGGACATCGACAAGATGGAGGATGGTTCGGAGTTTGAATTATATCTCTATCATTTATTCGAAGAGCTTGGGTACGATGAGGTGCATAAGACAACGAGCAGCAGGGATTTTGGTGCAGATCTGGTGTTTGTTGATAGACTCGGCAGACGAAGTGTTATACAGGCGAAGCGATATGGTGCGAACCATCCGGTAGGGTTGAGTGCTGTGCAGGAGATATATACATCGATGCGTTATTATGAAGCCGACCGGTCGATTGTATTAACGTCCGCCCGTTACACCGAAGCCTGTCGGACGCTTGCAGCGGTTAATGGAGTGAAGCTGCTGGACCGGGAAGACCTGATGGAATTAATTCTGTTATTCAAAGCCAGAAGAGTGGAAGAAGCATTGGAACTGATCGAAGAAGATGACCACGAGCCAATCGAGACGTGGCAGTCCCGGCGAAAGCGGCAATCCCGCTAA
- the msrA gene encoding peptide-methionine (S)-S-oxide reductase MsrA, with protein MEKATFAGGCFWCMVTPFEEQPGIHGIISGYAGGHVENPTYEQVKTGETGHVEVVEITFDPDVFPYERLLELYWPQIDPTDDGGQFQDRGTQYRTAIFVHNERQRELAEQSKQELAASGRFTQPIVTEIREAAMFYPAEDYHQDYHKKNEKHYKEDRALSGRDEFIDENWK; from the coding sequence ATGGAAAAAGCTACATTCGCCGGCGGATGTTTCTGGTGTATGGTTACACCGTTTGAAGAACAACCGGGCATTCATGGCATTATATCGGGTTATGCTGGCGGTCACGTCGAGAATCCAACATATGAGCAGGTCAAAACAGGGGAGACCGGTCATGTCGAAGTGGTTGAAATTACATTTGATCCAGATGTATTCCCTTATGAACGACTGCTGGAGCTGTACTGGCCACAGATTGATCCGACGGATGACGGAGGCCAGTTCCAGGATCGGGGGACACAGTATCGTACGGCGATCTTTGTGCATAATGAACGTCAACGTGAGCTTGCTGAACAGTCCAAACAGGAACTGGCAGCCAGCGGACGATTCACTCAACCAATTGTTACGGAAATACGTGAGGCAGCTATGTTCTATCCGGCTGAAGACTATCATCAGGATTACCACAAGAAAAACGAAAAACATTATAAGGAAGACCGTGCGTTATCTGGACGGGACGAATTTATAGACGAGAATTGGAAATAG
- a CDS encoding glycosyltransferase family 4 protein produces the protein MKIAMVAPEKLPLPGNGSVEICILGIARELAHRHQVTIISRQMQGLAATEQIDGITIQRVPASSPVMYTKAVIRLLSQQPYDVIQVDNRPRSMATIKRAFPRTPVVLYLHSLTFAQPGPSKLTLMKKADWIAVNSHSLRQRLGRRFPLVKHRMSVVPLGADLSRFRPVESSEEQIHLRTQFGVTKPFSILYVGRLIPGKGVDVLIRATALLQQQVPVQLVVAGKGPPYYMRKLRQLAQKQKVHVSFRGQINHEHIDQLYRAVDCLVCPSQEHEAFGLVNVEAMASGLPVIASDNGGIREIIESGINGYLVTAYKRPQRFTSYLYKLASNHTFAEKLGKAGRDSARAYFSWARTAMHLEATYTRLIRK, from the coding sequence ATGAAAATAGCTATGGTTGCGCCCGAGAAATTGCCTTTGCCCGGTAATGGTTCCGTGGAAATCTGTATCCTGGGCATCGCTCGTGAACTAGCCCATCGCCATCAGGTGACCATTATAAGTCGTCAAATGCAAGGTCTCGCCGCCACAGAACAGATCGATGGGATCACCATTCAACGTGTCCCTGCGTCGAGTCCTGTCATGTACACCAAAGCAGTCATACGTTTGTTATCCCAACAACCCTACGATGTAATTCAAGTGGATAACAGGCCACGAAGTATGGCTACCATCAAACGAGCTTTTCCACGCACTCCCGTTGTACTCTATCTTCACTCGTTAACGTTTGCTCAGCCCGGGCCTTCCAAACTCACATTAATGAAAAAAGCTGATTGGATTGCCGTCAACAGTCATTCCCTACGACAAAGGTTAGGCCGCAGATTTCCGTTGGTAAAACACCGAATGAGTGTTGTTCCATTGGGTGCAGATCTAAGCCGCTTCAGGCCTGTTGAATCCAGCGAAGAACAGATTCATCTGCGTACACAATTTGGAGTAACTAAACCATTCTCTATTCTGTATGTCGGCAGGCTGATCCCTGGAAAAGGTGTAGACGTATTAATTCGTGCGACTGCCCTCCTTCAGCAACAGGTACCTGTTCAACTGGTTGTTGCAGGCAAAGGACCCCCGTATTACATGCGTAAACTTCGCCAACTTGCCCAAAAACAAAAGGTCCATGTTTCCTTCCGTGGTCAGATAAACCATGAGCATATCGATCAGTTGTATCGGGCAGTCGATTGTCTGGTCTGTCCGTCTCAAGAACATGAAGCTTTTGGCTTGGTTAATGTTGAGGCGATGGCTTCAGGATTACCCGTCATTGCTTCGGATAACGGAGGTATTCGTGAGATTATTGAATCAGGTATCAATGGATACCTTGTCACCGCTTATAAGCGCCCTCAACGTTTCACCTCTTACCTGTACAAACTTGCAAGCAATCACACTTTTGCCGAGAAGTTAGGAAAGGCTGGTCGAGACAGCGCAAGGGCATATTTCAGTTGGGCAAGAACAGCCATGCATCTGGAAGCGACCTATACCAGGCTCATCCGTAAATGA
- a CDS encoding RtcB family protein, whose protein sequence is MNTEFNLFTNPNEIAGGYRHEVKLPAGDLTVYAAQQLFSSLDYKVFEMANNNLQIPGISYMSYTPDVHVGVGTCIGTTAVWDAQTGYVSPSIVGSDIGCGMRVHMTNLHKDELKDIKLRRKLVKAIEKVLPMEANQRGHYSDIRLEHIVRKGLHGLPKKYIPDSYTPKKSTAMTHVESSKFSYDEDVLNHVPDMTWHRSHRQLGTLGGGNHFAEIQAIEIAEENREIAEAWGLYDGQVVIMIHSGSRAWGGYVSQTSSSAIAKVMQRLNLGTSDPRLVFAPLEHAEGRHYVNMMYSALNYAVVNRHLIAYAIREAFRDVFGSKCEFRTLYDLMHNYAWEESHADQGSVFVHRKGATRALPAGHPDNPKPYLATGHPALIPGSMGTASYIMVGQPQGADNYYSICHGAGRIRSRTATKRLISVEDFATALGVGTEDEIVVNQRSLESIIDESPQAYKNVDEIIDSVTGAGLAQVVAKCKPLVAVKGAK, encoded by the coding sequence ATGAATACAGAATTTAATTTATTTACCAATCCAAATGAAATCGCAGGTGGCTACCGGCATGAAGTAAAATTGCCTGCAGGCGACCTAACCGTATATGCGGCGCAACAACTCTTCTCCTCGCTTGATTACAAGGTGTTTGAGATGGCAAACAATAATCTGCAGATTCCGGGAATCTCTTATATGAGTTACACGCCAGACGTACACGTCGGTGTAGGTACGTGCATTGGAACGACAGCCGTGTGGGATGCGCAGACCGGATATGTTTCTCCCTCCATCGTGGGCAGTGACATCGGCTGTGGCATGCGAGTGCATATGACAAACTTGCACAAGGACGAATTGAAAGACATCAAGCTCCGTCGCAAACTCGTCAAGGCCATTGAGAAAGTATTGCCGATGGAGGCGAACCAGCGAGGTCATTACTCGGATATCAGACTGGAGCATATTGTTCGTAAAGGACTGCATGGTTTACCCAAAAAGTATATTCCGGACAGCTATACACCGAAAAAATCAACCGCGATGACACATGTGGAAAGCAGTAAGTTCAGTTACGATGAGGATGTGTTAAACCACGTTCCTGATATGACATGGCATCGTTCGCATCGTCAGCTCGGAACACTGGGTGGGGGGAATCATTTTGCCGAGATCCAGGCGATTGAGATCGCTGAAGAGAATCGTGAAATCGCCGAAGCTTGGGGATTGTATGATGGACAGGTCGTGATCATGATTCATTCCGGCTCTCGTGCATGGGGTGGGTATGTAAGCCAGACGAGTTCGTCAGCGATTGCCAAAGTCATGCAGCGGCTTAACCTGGGTACATCCGATCCCAGACTGGTATTTGCTCCACTGGAGCATGCGGAAGGTCGTCATTATGTGAACATGATGTATTCTGCATTGAATTACGCTGTTGTCAATCGTCACCTGATTGCGTATGCTATTCGCGAAGCATTCCGGGATGTGTTTGGCTCCAAATGTGAATTTCGTACGTTATACGATCTGATGCACAACTATGCCTGGGAGGAATCTCACGCAGACCAAGGTTCTGTTTTTGTGCATCGCAAAGGGGCGACACGTGCGTTGCCGGCAGGTCATCCGGACAATCCAAAGCCTTATCTGGCAACAGGGCATCCGGCGCTTATTCCCGGTTCCATGGGAACTGCTTCATATATCATGGTAGGTCAGCCGCAGGGTGCTGATAATTATTATTCAATATGTCACGGTGCGGGTCGGATCCGTTCACGGACGGCAACGAAACGATTGATTAGCGTGGAAGATTTTGCTACGGCACTGGGTGTGGGTACAGAAGATGAGATCGTGGTAAATCAACGCTCACTTGAATCCATTATTGATGAATCACCTCAGGCTTATAAAAATGTAGATGAAATTATAGACAGTGTTACCGGCGCAGGCCTGGCTCAAGTTGTAGCCAAATGCAAACCGCTTGTAGCGGTAAAGGGAGCGAAATAA
- a CDS encoding AAA family ATPase, translating to MTINEKQTDPTQAIYTYDEQHDTRIRVEGYAIYSRLIRGISEALLQRYGVEYKLYASSDPNNEYWELLREDLQNGSDEVELVARIFEDLELQTLHYDDDGDVPTYGVHYSIRNNVFAYPKWGVALVRVPFFRENGIYSEDFVFAVGDEEMKQFLGSVRERERQQNMKKVTVYTDARNGSDRHVESITRSVGREDVVLSAQIKQDIFRSLDQFFEADRSFYRDYDIPYKRGILLYGHPGNGKTTLVKSIAGSIPGPAAYWQITEYTNSESVREVFEAAKRLAPMVLIIEDIDSMPDEVRSFFLNTLDGATSKEGIFLIGTTNYPEKIDPGLMNRAGRFDRAYEIPLPDEALRLQYLRQRGFTVFAGEEGTVEAARLTDTFSLAQLGELYVSAALEWHQNGQTDIVKVIQSMRGELDKSHKHTWLAQPGKGRAGFY from the coding sequence ATGACAATAAACGAAAAACAAACAGATCCAACCCAGGCGATCTATACCTATGACGAACAACATGATACCCGAATTCGAGTGGAAGGGTACGCCATCTATTCAAGGCTGATTCGTGGAATCAGTGAGGCGCTCCTTCAGCGCTATGGAGTTGAGTACAAGCTTTATGCCAGTTCTGATCCGAACAATGAATACTGGGAGTTACTCCGGGAAGATCTGCAAAATGGCAGTGACGAAGTGGAGTTGGTAGCCCGTATATTCGAAGATCTGGAGCTTCAGACCTTGCATTACGACGATGATGGAGATGTGCCTACTTATGGTGTGCACTACTCCATTCGCAATAACGTATTTGCTTATCCGAAATGGGGCGTAGCACTTGTGCGGGTTCCGTTTTTCCGAGAAAACGGGATCTACAGTGAAGACTTTGTCTTTGCCGTCGGTGATGAGGAGATGAAGCAATTTCTGGGAAGTGTCCGGGAACGGGAACGTCAGCAAAATATGAAAAAAGTAACGGTCTACACCGATGCCCGCAATGGCAGCGATCGTCATGTGGAATCCATCACTCGCTCCGTGGGAAGAGAGGATGTTGTTCTTTCGGCACAGATCAAGCAGGATATTTTCCGCTCGCTGGATCAGTTCTTCGAAGCGGATCGTTCCTTTTACAGAGATTATGATATCCCGTACAAACGGGGCATTTTATTGTATGGGCATCCGGGGAATGGTAAGACCACGTTGGTAAAATCCATTGCTGGAAGTATCCCGGGCCCGGCTGCGTATTGGCAGATTACGGAATATACCAACAGTGAATCAGTGCGTGAAGTGTTCGAGGCTGCCAAACGGTTGGCGCCGATGGTACTGATCATTGAGGACATCGATTCAATGCCGGATGAAGTCCGTTCCTTTTTCCTGAATACATTGGATGGAGCTACGTCAAAAGAAGGCATTTTCCTGATTGGGACAACGAATTATCCGGAGAAAATAGATCCTGGCCTCATGAACCGTGCCGGACGGTTTGACCGGGCTTACGAAATTCCGTTGCCAGATGAAGCGCTGCGCCTGCAATATTTGCGCCAACGAGGCTTTACCGTATTTGCGGGTGAAGAAGGCACGGTAGAAGCAGCTCGTCTGACCGACACGTTTTCTCTTGCACAACTAGGTGAGTTGTATGTGAGCGCTGCGCTGGAATGGCATCAGAATGGACAGACAGACATTGTGAAAGTCATTCAGTCGATGCGTGGCGAGTTGGACAAGAGCCATAAACATACTTGGCTGGCGCAGCCAGGTAAGGGCCGTGCAGGCTTTTATTGA